In Taeniopygia guttata chromosome Z, bTaeGut7.mat, whole genome shotgun sequence, one genomic interval encodes:
- the PUM3 gene encoding pumilio homolog 3 isoform X2, producing the protein MSRVSRCPGCPGFPGVPGVPVSRVSRCPGVPDVPPCPAPRPAQCGTVARRRAAANGERRPLSQPAGAAGPHVDAESGGPGAADPGQRDWGRACLVAAMDNKGKKKFAGKSGKGPRGKAPHGKRRFKKDNDSGPPKKVFNKGDEEGKPKSISKTFVKGQLKPGKATVKQFKNKQPPEKFAKKRKLQNGEEGGSDSKKPKWTDFKKEKKELKLTRQINDKSNYDIIVKSKQIWESMRRKKCDKEKREKLMNELQKLLHGKIKNLAFAHDSTRVIQCFIQYGNEKQKQETFEELKDSLVELSKSKYSRNIVKKFLMYGTKAQVAEIIKSFKGHVKKMLRHAEASSVVEYAYNDKAILEQRNMLTEELYGNTFQVYKTPAVPTLDKVLEAQPEKREAILDEMKQILTPMAQKEAVIKHSLVHKVFLDFFTYALPKQRSEMIEAIREAVIYLAHTHDGARVAMHCLWHGTPKDRKVIVKTMKTYIEKIATGEFSHLVLLAAFDCIDDTKLVKQLIISEIKASLPDIINNKYGKKVLLYLLSPRDPAHFVPEIIALLQQGDGNAYSKKNTELRRHELLEAISSPLLEYLQEHTQEVVLDKATFVLVADILRTALGDIQPTLDAVAKLAAEDLVPGGRDGQLHIAEHPAGHLVLKWLIEQDEKMRESGKEVCFARTLVEHVGIENLKTWAEVNRGAIILCCFLVASQYPKHKLSLL; encoded by the exons ATGTCCcgggtgtcccggtgtcccggatGTCCCGGGTTTCCCGGTGTCCcgggtgtcccggtgtcccgggtttcccggtgtcccggtgtcccggatGTCCCGCCCTGTCCCGCCCCGCGGCCGGCGCAGTGCGGCACTGTCGCGCGGCGGCGCGCGGCGGCCAATGGGGAGCGGCGGCCGCTCTCGCAGCCGGCGGGCGCGGCAGGGCCGCACGTGGACGCGGAGagcggcgggcccggggccgcgGATCCAGGACAGCGGGACTGGGGCCGAGCTtgcct TGTTGCCGCGATGGATAACAAGGGTAAAAAGAAGTTCGCGGGGAAGAGTGGAAAAGGACCTCGTGGAAAAGCGCCGCACGGGAAAAGGAGATTTAAAAAAGATAATG ATTCAGGTCCACCAAAGAAAGTCTTTAACAAAGGAGATGAGGAAGGAAAGCCTAAATCCATTTCCAAGACATTTGTTAAAGGACAGTTAAAACCTGGAAAAGCTACTGTCAAACAATTCAAGAATAAACAGCCACCAGAAAAGTTCGCAAAGAAGAGAAAACTCCAGAATGGTGAAGAGGGAG gGTCAGATTCTAAGAAGCCAAAATGGACTGacttcaaaaaggaaaagaaagagttaAAGCTAACCAGACAAATTAATGATAAAAGTAATTATGACATAATTGTAAAATCTAAACAAATATGGGAAAGCATGAGAAG GAAGAAATGCGATAAGGAGAAACGAGAAAAGCTGATGAATGAACTACAGAAGCTTCTTcatgggaaaattaaaaat CTGGCATTTGCACACGATTCAACCCGAGTGATCCAGTGCTTTATTCAGTATGGtaatgagaagcaaaagcaaGAGACATTTGAAGAATTGAAag ATAGCCTAGTAGAGTTGAGCAAGTCAAAATATTCCAGAAATATTGTGAAGAAGTTTCTTATGTATGG GACAAAAGCACAAGttgcagaaataataaaaagttttaaaggCCACGTGAAAAAAATGCTCCGTCATGCTGAAGCATCTTCTGTGGTGGAATATGCATATAATGACAAAGCCATTCTGGAGCAGAGGAATATGCTGACGGAAGAACTATATGGGAACACTTTCCAGGTTTACAAG ACACCAGCTGTCCCAACACTGGACAAAGTGCTAGAAGCTCAACCTGAAAAGAGAGAGGCCATCTTGGATGAAATGAAGCAGATTCTTACACCAATGGCACAGAA AGAGGCGGTGATAAAGCACTCACTGGTACATAAAGTATTTTTGGACTTTTTCACTTACGCTCTTCCAAAACAAAGATCT GAAATGATAGAAGCTATCAGAGAGGCTGTCATCTACCTGGCACACACTCATGATGGAGCCCGAGTAGCAATGCACTGTTTATGGCATGGCACTCCCAAG GACAGGAAAGTCATTGTGAAAACTATGAAGACATATATTGAAAAAATAGCAACG GGTGAATTTTCTCATCTGGTCTTGCTGGCAGCATTTGATTGCATTGATGACACTAAACTTGTGAAGCAGTTAATTATATCA GAAATAAAGGCTTCTTTGCCTGATATAATAAACAACAAATATGGAAAGAAGGTCTTGTTGTACTTGCTAAGTCCTAGAGATCCCGCACATTTTGTTCCAGAAATCATTGCACTTCTGCAACAGGGAGATGGAAATGCCTATAG TAAGAAGAATACTGAACTCCGTCGCCATGAACTTCTGGAAGCCATTTCCTCACCTTTGCTAGAATATTTGCAAGAACATACCCAAGAAGTAGTGCTAGACAAAGCTACTTTTGTCTTGGTTGCTGATATTTTAAGAACAGCTCTTGGTGACATCCAGCCTACACTAGATGCAGTTGCTAAGTTGGCAGCTGAAGATCTGGTTCCGGGGGGCCGTGATGGACAG CTTCACATTGCAGAACATCCTGCAGGCCATCTAGTTTTGAAATGGTTAATAGAGCAAGatgaaaaaatgagagaaagtGGAAAAGAAG
- the PUM3 gene encoding pumilio homolog 3 isoform X1 has product MSRVSRCPGCPGFPGVPGVPVSRVSRCPGVPDVPPCPAPRPAQCGTVARRRAAANGERRPLSQPAGAAGPHVDAESGGPGAADPGQRDWGRACLVAAMDNKGKKKFAGKSGKGPRGKAPHGKRRFKKDNDSGPPKKVFNKGDEEGKPKSISKTFVKGQLKPGKATVKQFKNKQPPEKFAKKRKLQNGEEGGSDSKKPKWTDFKKEKKELKLTRQINDKSNYDIIVKSKQIWESMRRKKCDKEKREKLMNELQKLLHGKIKNLAFAHDSTRVIQCFIQYGNEKQKQETFEELKDSLVELSKSKYSRNIVKKFLMYGTKAQVAEIIKSFKGHVKKMLRHAEASSVVEYAYNDKAILEQRNMLTEELYGNTFQVYKTPAVPTLDKVLEAQPEKREAILDEMKQILTPMAQKEAVIKHSLVHKVFLDFFTYALPKQRSEMIEAIREAVIYLAHTHDGARVAMHCLWHGTPKDRKVIVKTMKTYIEKIATGEFSHLVLLAAFDCIDDTKLVKQLIISEIKASLPDIINNKYGKKVLLYLLSPRDPAHFVPEIIALLQQGDGNAYSKKNTELRRHELLEAISSPLLEYLQEHTQEVVLDKATFVLVADILRTALGDIQPTLDAVAKLAAEDLVPGGRDGQLHIAEHPAGHLVLKWLIEQDEKMRESGKEVCFARTLVEHVGIENLKTWAEVNRGAIILCCLLRSTDEEVASTVKKGLKKLIPKLKQNKNVKGIEALLEKLTS; this is encoded by the exons ATGTCCcgggtgtcccggtgtcccggatGTCCCGGGTTTCCCGGTGTCCcgggtgtcccggtgtcccgggtttcccggtgtcccggtgtcccggatGTCCCGCCCTGTCCCGCCCCGCGGCCGGCGCAGTGCGGCACTGTCGCGCGGCGGCGCGCGGCGGCCAATGGGGAGCGGCGGCCGCTCTCGCAGCCGGCGGGCGCGGCAGGGCCGCACGTGGACGCGGAGagcggcgggcccggggccgcgGATCCAGGACAGCGGGACTGGGGCCGAGCTtgcct TGTTGCCGCGATGGATAACAAGGGTAAAAAGAAGTTCGCGGGGAAGAGTGGAAAAGGACCTCGTGGAAAAGCGCCGCACGGGAAAAGGAGATTTAAAAAAGATAATG ATTCAGGTCCACCAAAGAAAGTCTTTAACAAAGGAGATGAGGAAGGAAAGCCTAAATCCATTTCCAAGACATTTGTTAAAGGACAGTTAAAACCTGGAAAAGCTACTGTCAAACAATTCAAGAATAAACAGCCACCAGAAAAGTTCGCAAAGAAGAGAAAACTCCAGAATGGTGAAGAGGGAG gGTCAGATTCTAAGAAGCCAAAATGGACTGacttcaaaaaggaaaagaaagagttaAAGCTAACCAGACAAATTAATGATAAAAGTAATTATGACATAATTGTAAAATCTAAACAAATATGGGAAAGCATGAGAAG GAAGAAATGCGATAAGGAGAAACGAGAAAAGCTGATGAATGAACTACAGAAGCTTCTTcatgggaaaattaaaaat CTGGCATTTGCACACGATTCAACCCGAGTGATCCAGTGCTTTATTCAGTATGGtaatgagaagcaaaagcaaGAGACATTTGAAGAATTGAAag ATAGCCTAGTAGAGTTGAGCAAGTCAAAATATTCCAGAAATATTGTGAAGAAGTTTCTTATGTATGG GACAAAAGCACAAGttgcagaaataataaaaagttttaaaggCCACGTGAAAAAAATGCTCCGTCATGCTGAAGCATCTTCTGTGGTGGAATATGCATATAATGACAAAGCCATTCTGGAGCAGAGGAATATGCTGACGGAAGAACTATATGGGAACACTTTCCAGGTTTACAAG ACACCAGCTGTCCCAACACTGGACAAAGTGCTAGAAGCTCAACCTGAAAAGAGAGAGGCCATCTTGGATGAAATGAAGCAGATTCTTACACCAATGGCACAGAA AGAGGCGGTGATAAAGCACTCACTGGTACATAAAGTATTTTTGGACTTTTTCACTTACGCTCTTCCAAAACAAAGATCT GAAATGATAGAAGCTATCAGAGAGGCTGTCATCTACCTGGCACACACTCATGATGGAGCCCGAGTAGCAATGCACTGTTTATGGCATGGCACTCCCAAG GACAGGAAAGTCATTGTGAAAACTATGAAGACATATATTGAAAAAATAGCAACG GGTGAATTTTCTCATCTGGTCTTGCTGGCAGCATTTGATTGCATTGATGACACTAAACTTGTGAAGCAGTTAATTATATCA GAAATAAAGGCTTCTTTGCCTGATATAATAAACAACAAATATGGAAAGAAGGTCTTGTTGTACTTGCTAAGTCCTAGAGATCCCGCACATTTTGTTCCAGAAATCATTGCACTTCTGCAACAGGGAGATGGAAATGCCTATAG TAAGAAGAATACTGAACTCCGTCGCCATGAACTTCTGGAAGCCATTTCCTCACCTTTGCTAGAATATTTGCAAGAACATACCCAAGAAGTAGTGCTAGACAAAGCTACTTTTGTCTTGGTTGCTGATATTTTAAGAACAGCTCTTGGTGACATCCAGCCTACACTAGATGCAGTTGCTAAGTTGGCAGCTGAAGATCTGGTTCCGGGGGGCCGTGATGGACAG CTTCACATTGCAGAACATCCTGCAGGCCATCTAGTTTTGAAATGGTTAATAGAGCAAGatgaaaaaatgagagaaagtGGAAAAGAAG
- the LOC100222616 gene encoding acrosin-like codes for MPLAVMDLLCLLVLLAMCGSVLSTWHTCGGTCGLWPMSASYSPMAYDYDPMAPDYGELHTIGGTAVQTRAWAGIVSIQDPWEPGTGHICGGSLISTEWVLTAAHCFINARNTNMWHVVAGATQLTQLGPEVQVRQIKQLLVHEHYIPGEERNNIALLKLDQPVVCSHYVQLGCVPDLTLKVSELGNCYIAGWGTTTTRAERPSDVLQEANVHLIDVHVCNSSLWYTGAIHTQNLCAGYSEGGINPCQADSGGPLVCKDNNAAFFWLVGVASWGKSCARTNQPGVYTSVQHFYDWILVQIDPQPTEGREDVL; via the exons ATGCCACTGGCAGTGATGGATTTGCTGTGCCTCCTTGTCCTACTGGCCATGTGTGGATCTGTGCTCAGCACATGGCACACCTGTGG AGGGACCTGTGGTCTCTGGCCCATGTCTGCTTCCTATAGCCCCATGGCTTATGACTATGACCCCATGGCTCCAGACTATGGCGAACTGCACACCATTGGTGGCACAGCCGTTCAGACAagagcctgggctgggattgTCAGCATCCAGGATCCCTGGGAACCAGGCACAGGGCATATCTGTGGAGGGTCCCTCATCAGCACAGAGTGGGTCCTCACAGCTGCCCACTGCTTCATCAATGCCAG GAACACCAACATGTGGCATGTGGTGGCTGGGGCTACCCAGTTGACTCAGCTGGGCCCTGAGGTGCAAGTGCGCCAGATTAAGCAGCTATTGGTTCATGAACACTATATTCCTGGTGAGGAGAGGAACAACATTGCCTTGCTGAAATTGGACCAGCCTGTCGTGTGCAGCCACTACGTTCAGCTGGGCTGTGTGCCGGACCTCACACTGAAAGTGTCAGAGCTGGGAAACTGTTACATTGCTGGCTGGGGTACTACCACTACAAGAG CTGAAAGACCAAGTGATGTCCTGCAGGAGGCCAACGTCCACCTCATTGATGTCCACGTCTGTAACAGCAGCCTCTGGTACACAGGGGCCATCCACACCCAAAACCTGTGTGCTGGTTACTCAGAGGGTGGCATCAACCCCTGCCAG GCTGACAGTGGTGGTCCTCTGGTGTGCAAAGATAACAATGCTGCCTTCTTCTGGCTTGTTGGTGTGGCCAGCTGGGGGAAAAGCTGTGCAAGAACAAACCAGCCTGGAGTCTACACCTCTGTTCAGCACTTCTATGACTGGATCCTGGTCCAGATAGACCCGCAGCCAACAGAAGGGCGCGAAGACGTTCTATGA
- the LOC105760879 gene encoding heat shock factor protein 5 isoform X2, with translation MAKPPLPADFHPFSVALWPRTFPVKLWLLVNSPYIDSVRWDARGEGLLIDQRLFEQEVLCVGLSTAGEEELFKTKNFSSIVRQLNLYGFHKLMVSLAGSAPGVRPRPATVEGDTSYADGPLYHFWNPYFRYGRPDLLVKIKRWTKANKEKLDAGLEVTSRLPDDLQYIPRSCEKPYTT, from the exons ATGGcgaagccgccgctgccggcCGATTTCCACCCTTTCTCCGTCGCCCTCTGGCCCCGCACCTTTCCcgtgaagctgtggctgctggtcAACAGCCCGTATATCGACTCGGTGCGCTGGGACGCCCGTGGCGAAGGGCTGTTGATCGACCAGAGGCTCTTCGAGCAGGAGGTGCTGTGCGTGGGGCTCAGCACCGCTGGCGAGGAGGAGCTGTTCAAAACCAAGAACTTTAGCAGCATCGTCCGCCAGCTCAACCTGTACGGGTTCCACAAGCTGATGGTGAGCCTGGCCGGCAGCGCGCCCGGGGTCAGGCCGAGGCCGGCCACGGTGGAGGGCGACACCAGCTACGCTGATGGGCCCCTGTACCACTTCTGGAACCCGTATTTCCGCTACGGCCGCCCCGACCTCCTCGTAAAGATCAAGAGATGGACCAAGGCCAACAAGGAGAAGCTGGACGCCGGCCTGGAGGTGACCAGCCGCCTGCCCGACGATTTGCAGTACATCCCTAGAAG CTGTGAGAAACCATACACAACATAG
- the LOC105760879 gene encoding heat shock factor protein 5 isoform X3 → MAKPPLPADFHPFSVALWPRTFPVKLWLLVNSPYIDSVRWDARGEGLLIDQRLFEQEVLCVGLSTAGEEELFKTKNFSSIVRQLNLYGFHKLMVSLAGSAPGVRPRPATVEGDTSYADGPLYHFWNPYFRYGRPDLLVKIKRWTKANKEKLDAGLEVTSRLPDDLQYIPRR, encoded by the coding sequence ATGGcgaagccgccgctgccggcCGATTTCCACCCTTTCTCCGTCGCCCTCTGGCCCCGCACCTTTCCcgtgaagctgtggctgctggtcAACAGCCCGTATATCGACTCGGTGCGCTGGGACGCCCGTGGCGAAGGGCTGTTGATCGACCAGAGGCTCTTCGAGCAGGAGGTGCTGTGCGTGGGGCTCAGCACCGCTGGCGAGGAGGAGCTGTTCAAAACCAAGAACTTTAGCAGCATCGTCCGCCAGCTCAACCTGTACGGGTTCCACAAGCTGATGGTGAGCCTGGCCGGCAGCGCGCCCGGGGTCAGGCCGAGGCCGGCCACGGTGGAGGGCGACACCAGCTACGCTGATGGGCCCCTGTACCACTTCTGGAACCCGTATTTCCGCTACGGCCGCCCCGACCTCCTCGTAAAGATCAAGAGATGGACCAAGGCCAACAAGGAGAAGCTGGACGCCGGCCTGGAGGTGACCAGCCGCCTGCCCGACGATTTGCAGTACATCCCTAGAAGGTGA